GATCCGGCGGGAATACCTGTATCGAATCCACCGCCCGCTTCGCTATGGAACTCGGTTATTTCGCGACCTTGGTGAGCGACGCGACGGCCGCCTTCTCGCACCTAATGATGCATGCTGCGCACAAGCTGAACGGCCCGACCTACGCCCATGCTATTCTGACGACGGCCGAACTCTTGCCCAAGGCGTCTGCTTAAAAGGAGACAATGCCATGACCATGCTCTTCAAAATGCTCACAAGTGCCGGCTCGGAATCCCTGAACCGCGACCGACGGAGGTTCCTGACCACCGCGGCGATCGGGATCGCCGCCGCGGGCGCGACCAGCCTGTTTCCGTCCTATCCGGCATCGGCTGCCACGGGAGATGCGATCCGCCCGTTTCGCGTCGACACTCCCGAGGCGGACCTCCTCGACCTTCGCCGGCGCGTGCTGGCAACACGCTGGCCCGAACGCGAGACGGTCGACGATCAGTCGCAGGGCATACAGCTCGAAAAGATCAAGCCGCTCGTCGATTATTGGGGCACCGGCTACGACTGGCGAAAGGCGGAAGCGAAGCTGAACGCGCTGCCGCAATTCATCACCGAGATCGACGGCCTAGACATCCACTTCATTCACGTCCACTCGAAACATCCGAATGCCCTGCCCGTCATCATCACCCATGGCTGGCCGGGATCGGTATTCGAGAACCTCAAGATCATCGGCCCGCTCACCGATCCGACCGCTCATGGCGGACGCGCCGAAGATGCGTTCGACGTGGTCATTCCGTCGATGCCGGGCTACGGCTTCTCCGGCAAGCCGATCGGCACCGGCTGGGGCCCGGACCGCATCGCGCGGGCCTGGGCGGAACTGATGAAGCGCCTCGCTTACAGCAGCTACGTCGCCCAGGGCGGCGACTGGGGCTCGCCGGTCTCCGGCGCGATGGCACGGCTCGCGCCACAAGGTCTGCTCGGCATCCACATCAACCTGCCGGCTGTCGTGCCGCCCGAAGTAGCCGCGGTGCTCGCCGCGGGCGGGCCGGCGCCGCAGCGACTCTCCGCCGAGGAACGCGCGGCGTTCGATGCCCTCAGCGCCGCAGCCAAGATGGGGAACAGGTCCTATGCCACGATGATGGGCACGAGGCCGCAGACGATCGGCTACGCCATATCGGATTCCCCGGCCGGCCTTGCGGCATGGACGCTCGGTCATCCAGGCTTCACGCACTGGACCTACGACAGCAGCGATCCCGAAAAGTCTCCCGACGAGGTGCTCGACGACATCACGCTTTACTGGTTGACCAACAGCGCCGCTTCCTCGGCCCGGATCTACTGGGAATATGGCGGCGGGAGCAGTCCCGTCCTTGCGGCCGGGGAGAAGACCTCCAAGATCGCGCTTCCGGTCGCCATCACCGTCTTTCCTGGGGAGAGCTATCAGGCCCCGGAGACATGGGCCCGTCGCGCCTATCGCAACCTTATCTATTTCCACAAGGTCGACAAGGGCGGCCACTTCGCCGCCTGGGAGCAGCCCGAGCTCTTCTCCGCCGAGCTTCGAGCAGCGTTCAGGCCGCTGCGCCGACCGATATGAGAGGAGCGGCGGCCCCTCGCCGCGCAGGGATGTTGCCGCCTGGTATGATTGTCCATGATCGGCACCGGGATCGGCCTCGGCATCAGTCCGTATTCTGCCCCGCCGCCGTGAGGATCAGCTTTGTGATCTCGTCCGGGTGGGAGATCAACGACAGATGGCTGGCCTGGATTTCAATGGTCTTTGCTCCCATGCGTTTGGCCATGAAGCGTTCGAGATCGGGATTGATCGTCCGGTCCTCGGTCGAAACGGCATACCAACTCGGCTTCGAACGCCAGGCGGCCTGTGTCGTCTTGCCGGTCAGCAGCGCCTTCTGGAACGGTTGCTGCACGGCGTAAAGAACTTTCGCCTTCGTCTCCGGCAGGTCGCCGGCGAAATCGTGCAGGAAGGCTTCCTCGCTCAGCCGACCCTCGTCGCCATCGAAGACGATGCCGGCAGAAGCCGGCGGCGTTGGGAAGGTTTTGGCGAGGGCAGTATAATCCTCGCCCGCATCCGGCGCCCGCGCCGCGACATAGACGAGCGCCGAAACATCCGGGTGCACGCCGGCCTCCGTGACGATCATGCCGGAAAACGAATGCCCGACGAGAACCGTCGGGCCATCCTGCCGGTCGAGCACCCGCTTCACGGCAGCAACGGCCTCGGGCAGCGTCGTCAGCGGGTTCTGCACCGCCGTGGCATTGAGCCCAGCCGCCTGCAGGCGCGCGATCACCTCGGTCCAGCACGAGCCGTCGGCAAACAGACCGTGCGCCAGCACGACGTTGCGCGCCTTAACGAGAGCGGATGTCGCGGCCATACCGCGGGTAGCAAGCAGAGAAGCGGCGGCGCCGGCAACAAGGGCAGCCGAGAAAGTCCGTCTGTTCATCATCATGATCTGGTTCCTTATGCGTCCAGGAATTGAAGGATCGAAAGCATGCTGGTTCGGGACCGAAGAACCGAAGCCAAGTCGAAATCGGTTGGTCTGTAATGCCATGTCGGAACGGTTCGCTTTGCCCGGCGCGAGGCGCTGGCCTTCGTCGCGTTGCGGTTCCCGTCGTATTCAAATTCGGTATTTGAAGCGGCTTCGTGTATGCAAAAGCCTGCTTGCTGGAGATTTATGTATTCCCATCCGATATAAAGTCAATTATTGAATACGTAACAGCTTCGTGATGCTATCAGTGTATACGCCTAGCGGCACGTCAATCGCATTTGCATACACAATCGATCGAGCCGTCGATGCTGAAACAGATCGGAGATAACGGAAATGGCGAGTGGTTTCGAAACCGAGGATAACGGCGATGATCGCGGGTTGCTCTCCGACCGCATTCGCAACGCCCTGACGGACGAGATCGCCACCGGCACGCTGGCGGCGGGCGCAGCGTTGGACGAACAGCAGCTTGCCGATCGCTTCGGCGCCTCCCGCACGCCGGTTCGCGAAGCGCTGCGTCAGCTGGCGGCGGGCGGCCTCGTCGAGCTTCGCGCCCGGCGCGGCGGCGTCGTTGCCCGTATGACACCGGAGCGCATCATGGAAATGTTCGAGACGGTGGCCGAGATCGAGGCCATTTGCGTCAGGCTCGCCACCTACCGCATGACACCGCTGGAACGCAGCCATCTGATCGAACTGCACGACCTCTCAGAGCCGATCGTCGAGACCGGCGATTTCGATGCCTATGACAGCTTCAACCGCCAATTCCATGAAGCCATCTATCACGCCACCCACAATAGCTTCCTTGCCGAACAGGCGATCGCCGTGCGCAACCGCCTGAACGCCTTCCGGCGCACGCAGCTGCGCCAGGGCGAACGGCTCCGCCGATCCCGGGACGAACACGAGGCAATCATGCAGGCGATCGCCGAAGGCGACGGCGAGATGGCATCCCGGCGCATGCGCGCCCACATGCTGAACGCCGCCACCTCGCTCAGCCGTTTCATCGAAACCAACAAGCCGGGGGGAGTTTGACGTTCCTACGGCACGGGGCAGCGGTATTTATAGGCGATCAACGTCGTCATCAGCTCGTCGCCGGTGGCCTCGCGAATGCCGGGATTCTCTTCCAGGAATGTACACAACGTATTGCCGATTGCTTCCGCAGTCGTTCCAACCGGCACACAGACGTTTACTCCAACGGAGTTGGCAAAATACGCCGAGTTCACCATTGCTTTCGGCGCAGGAACGACTTCGGTGAAAATACGGCGGGCCAAATACTCGTCCCGGTTCCACTTGTCCAACCAACCCGCCACATATCCGACGACAAACTGCCGGGAGCCGCCGCAATCAGAATAAAGCAGATCACCGCTGGAAAATCCGGCGGGAATCTTTGCTGAAACCGTTGCCAACAGGGTGGCGATAAGAATGCCCGACATCACATCTCCAAAGCTCGCGATGGCGGAGCTTTGATCGGGAAAGTGTCGGAAATTAGCTTCAAACGTGTCATCTTTTTTGCTGCAACTAAAAACAAAATGGCCGCTAATCTCACCTCAGCCTCAATCGAACCGACTGACCTCAAGCCCGCTGCCGACCGGCAGCAGCACGCTTGATATCCCGGGCTTGGCACGGACAGCCTCGCCGTAGCGTTTGAGATCATCGCCTCCCGGGCGCAGCATGTTGTCGGCGACGATGATCGCGCCTGGATTGAGCTTGGGATAGAAAGCTTCGAGGCAGGGAACGTAGAGATCCTTCCAGAGATCCACCAGCACGAAGTCGATGCCCTGGGAAAGCTCGCCGATCATCTGGACCGCATCCCCAACCTTGAATTCCACATGCTCTGCGAGCCCTGCCTTGATGGCCATGTCGCGTGCGTAGGCAGACTTGTAGTCGTGCATTTCCATGGTGATCAGCCGCCCGCCGGAAGCGCGCGCGGCTTCCGCCAGCCATATCCCGGAATAACCGAAGGAGGTGCCGAGTTCGAGAATGGTCGGGCTCTTGAGGCTCTTGGCGAGGATATTGATGAACTGCCCGGTCGCGGGCCCGACCGCGCGCAACCGCTGATCCTGTCCTCCATCGCGGCCGCCGGGAGGCAGCCCGCGCGGGCTGTTATGCTCCGTCTCGATCATCGCGTGATAGATGTCGAGCACGTCCTGGATTCTGCTGTCCATTGTCTTCTCCATAACCGCTGATCGGCCGATCATTGCCCAACCGGAACGGCACCGGAAAGTTAAACTTTGGCAATCATCGCCATTGCTGGCTCCCTTGCTGTTGCACATGCCGCCGCCGTCGGCTACATCATGTCGTCAATGGTCGGGTCACCCGGCCACGTAAGCGTTAACGTCACTCAACGCGTATGATCGAACGGCTTTGCGGCTTCGATCTGCGCGACTGTGTCCTGCGGATCGAGCTTCAGAAGCCCCGGAAGGACACATGGATAACAATCAATTCAAAGATCAAGCTTCATCGACCCCTGGCATCGAGCGGATTCGCCACGACACGCGGCGGCGCTTACTGACAGTCGAAAGCGTCGTCGATATCACTCCGAGCATGCGCCGGGTCGTATTGGCAGGTGACCATCTCGCCGATTTCATCAGTCTCGGTGCTGACGACCACATCAAGATCTTCATTCCCACTGCCGATGGTGGAGAAGAGCGCCGTGACTACACGCCGCGCCGCTATGACAATGCCGAGCGGAGATTGACCATCGACTTTGCCTTGCATGAGGCAGGTCCGGTGACGAAATGGGCGATCGACGCCAACCCGGGCGACAGGCTCGAGATCGGCGGACCAAGAGGCTCCGCCGTAGTCTCGAAGACCGTAAAACGATGGCTGCTGATCGGCGACGAAACAGCACTGCCGGCGATCGGCCGCCGGATCGAGGAAAGCGGCGCCGGAACCGTCGTCACCACAATCGCTGCCGTCACCGGCCCGTTGGAAGAGCAGACCTTCGAGACATCAGCCGAGCTGCACCTCCACTGGGTGCACCGGCCGCTTTCGCAGGCAACCGATGCCGCAGCACTGCTGAAACTGTTGAGTACGGTCGATGTCCAGCCGGAGACCTTCATCTGGGTCGCGGCGGAAGCCTCGGTGACACGCGATATCCGCGCCTACCTGCTGGAACGAGGTTGCCCGCTCGGCTGGATCAAGGCTTCCGGCTACTGGGTGTTCGGCAAGGCCGATACGACCGAGAAATTCGGCTAGGACCAACCTCGCATTCCGGATTCCATTTGGTGATGAGCTCTGACTCCCTTCGTTCCGGATTTTATGATCCGGAACGATCAGATGGAGGTGAAGAGGTATGAATTGAGCGAAGTCTCGGCAGCCTCTGCCGGAACGCTGCGGCAGGTGGAAGAGCGTCAGCAACTGTGGGCACCGGGCGCCAGCCACCGACTTATTGAAAGAGGAGATCGACCACGCGGCGGGCAGAGCCCAATGCAAGCGTCCAACCCAGCATGCCGTGACCGGCATTGATGTAGAGACCTTTGATGTGTCGGGAGGCGGCGATAATGGGTTTGGAGGTCGGCGTCATCGGCCTCTCGCCCGACCATCTCATCAGTTCGTCCGAACGCTCGAAAAGGTCGGGCAGCACCGCGGAGGCAGCCAGCTTGAGCGTGTCGAAACGTCTGGCATCAAAACCGGCCCCGGGACGCTCGATGTCTGCTAGTCCTGCGACACGAAAACGGTCGCCGATTGCCGCAAAGGCAAGCTTTCGCTTGACGTCGGTCAGGCTGATGCTTGGTGCAAGGCCAGTTCTTCGAACGGTGAGCGAGTAGCCTCTGATGGAGCGTATGTCCCGGGCCTCGGGCAAATCGGATATGAGGGAACGAATCTGCGGTCCTGCGGCGACGATGGCTGCGTCGACGCGAAGCTCGTCGCGGTCCTCGAACCTCAATCCTGTCAGCACGCTTCCGGTTTGGACGAAGCTCGAGACCCTCCTGCCAAAAAGCACCGACACCTGCCGGCGCTCGATCATCCGGGCGGTGAGCTGGCGGCAAAATCCGGCCGCATCGCCGAGGGCATCAGTGGGTGTATAAACGGCCCCGGCAATCTCTCCCTGATATGCGGCCAGCGCAGGTTCAATGCTTTCCGCCTCCACCCGCGTCAGCAGGCGCTGTTCGAAGCCAAGGGCATTCTTGCGCGCGACACTGGAATCGGCGGCAGCAAAACTTTGCCGATCGGCGTAGAGATGCAGTTTTCCGGCGACACGGTAATCGAATTCGACATCGGTTTCCCTAAGCAGGATTGCGAGCTCGTGACGGGATTGTTCGGCAAGGCGCAGGATGTCCTGCGTATTGTTCCACCAACATCTGAACGGGGTATTGGCAATAAATTTCAGGCCCCAGCAGACAAAGTCCCGGTCGAGTTGCCACTGGATGCGGAAGGCCGGATCCCAGCCCATCGCAATGGCTGGCAGATGTTTCAGCAGGGCTGGTGATGCCATTGCGTCACCATAGGCCCAGGACAGCTGCGCGGCGTTGCCGGCACTCGCCCCCATGCCCGGCTCGCTTGCCGCATCGATAAGTGTCACATCATGCCCCGCCCGGGCCAGAAGATAGGCCGACGATACGCCGATGACGCCGGCGCCGATCACCGCAACGCGCGCCATCTCAAGCCTCGTCGCTGACGACGACGGCCGCCAACTCGACCTCAACGGGCACCCCGCGCGGCAGGGATGTTACGCCGATCGCGATGCGGGCATGCGCCCATCGATCCGGGAAAAGCTCTCGGAGCAATTCCGAAGCGCCATCGACGACGGCGCCGTGGCGCTCGAAAGCAGCATCCGCCGCGACATAGCCCGCCAGCCGGACGAAGCCCAGAATGTTGTCAAAGCCGCCCGCAGCCCCCTCCAGCTGCGCAATCGCATTGAGAAGCGCCCAGCGCGCGCATTCTCGCCCCTCTTCGATGGAGACGTCCGCTCCGAGGTGTCCTGTCCGCAGCACCGCACCATCCTTCAGCGGCACCTGACCGGAAACGGTGATGATATTGCCGGTCCGCACAGCCCCGGAAAATGCACCTGGCGGCGAGGATGCTTCCGGCAGAGCAAGCTCGAGCTGTGCCAGTCGTTCGCGTACGCGATTGCTTCCAGCCGATGAAGCATCGCTTGCCTTGCGGGCCGCCGCTTCTGCGCTGCGGCCGACGAAGGCCCCTATGATATTCCTGTCGAGTTCGGTCAGCCGGTATTCTGGGTGCCACTGGATGCCTAGGCAAAAGCCGTCCGTTTCCCCTTCGAATGCTTCGATGGTGCCGTCCGGCGCCCTTGCAGCAATACGGAAGCGCCCGTGGCCGGCCAAAGCATGCCGGTGCAGGCTATTGACGCGTGCCGGCCCCTTCCCCACCCAATCGGTCAGCACGCTGCCCGGCTCGACTATGATCTCGTGCGCCAAAACGTCGGGGATATCTTGCGGGATGTGGGATTCGGCGGCGGCCGGCAGTTCGGATTGAAATTTGCCGCCAAGGCATTCACCTATCAGCTGCATGCCGTGGCAGATGCCGAGAAGCGGCTTGCCCGTTTTCAAGGCCTGCTCGACCAGCTGAATTTCGAACTGCCTGCGCGCGCCTGTCACCTCCGTCCCCGGCCGCGCACCGGTGAGGACGATCCCATCGGCGAGCGCCAACGCCGATGCCAGGTTCCGGGTGTTGTAAGGCAAGATCAAAGGAATTCCCCCTGCCTCGGCTATGGCATCCGCATAGTTGGCGCGCACGACATACTCCGTCTCGGTCGGCGCATCAGGCGCCTCGCTGACGTCGGGTGTCATGAGGATCACCGGCCAGCGAGGTTCATGCGATTGCGTTGCATGCCGACGTGCGTTGCCCGTGACAACGGTCGTTTCAATGGTCATGGTCTTGGCCTTGTGATGACGAGTTAGCGGGCGGCCGAAAGGGCTAGCCGGCGCGAGAGGACCGAGAAAGGCCAGGCTATCGCTAAATAGCAGAGGCCGACGGCAATGTAGATTTGCAAGGGCAGGAAATACTCGGTCGCCATGGACCGCCCGGTGAGGACCAGTTCGTTGACGGTAATCAGCGAAGCGAGCGAAGAATCCTTGAGCAGCGAGACGAAGGTGATGATCATCGGCGCCAGAATGACACGGGCGACCTGCGGCAGGATGATCAGGACGAAGCTCTGGGCGGGGGTAAAGCCCGCCGCCAACGCGGCTTCGCTCTGCCCGGCCGGTATAGCCTTCAGGCCGGCGCGGAAAAGCTCTGCGACCTGGGCCGCGAAACACAACGCCAGGCCCGCAATCGCCGCGCCGAAAGCATCAAAGACGATCCCGATACCCGGCAAGCCGAAATAAAGCAGAAACAAAACCGCCAGCAGCGGCACGCCACGCACGATCGTCACATAAAGGGCCGCAAAATACCTTAGCGCCGCGAAACTGGATTTCTGGCAGAGCGACAGCAGCAGACCGAAAACGAATGCCAGCGCAAAGGCACAAACGGAAAGCAGGGCCGTATTCACCATCGCCCGCAGCAGGAGAGGCAGCCATTCGGCACCATAATCGCCATAGGGCGCTAGGAAAGCGCTCATCCTTTCAATCTCCCGTAACGTCTTTCGAGGAACCGCGTGACCTGCATCAAGGGCAAGCTCAGCAACAGGTAGAGTGCCGCCGCCGTCGCATAGATCATTGTTGTCTGGAAGGACGACGTCACCATTGAACGGGCAAAGAACATGATTTCCGGCGCCGCAATGGCCGAGACGACGGATGTATCCTTGAGAAGCTGCACCGCGTAGTTCCCGAGCCCTGGAAGCGCTATCCGCATGGCCTGTGGCGTCAGGATCTCAAAGATCGTCTGGAGCGGGGTCAGCCCTGCAGCAAGCGCCGCCTCCGCCTGCCCGCCAGGCAGCGCGGCGAAACCGGCGCGAAAGATTGCACAGGTGATCGCCGCTCCGATGAGCCCGAGGCCCAGGACGGCCGCCGTGATTGACGTCAATTTCACGCCGAGGCTGGCAAGCCCGAAATAGAGGATGAACAGATGCGTCAAGGCCGGCAAATTGCAGAGAATCTCGCAGCAGGCATCGATCGTCAGATCGATGAACTTGATCCCGGCAAATT
This Rhizobium brockwellii DNA region includes the following protein-coding sequences:
- a CDS encoding epoxide hydrolase family protein — translated: MTMLFKMLTSAGSESLNRDRRRFLTTAAIGIAAAGATSLFPSYPASAATGDAIRPFRVDTPEADLLDLRRRVLATRWPERETVDDQSQGIQLEKIKPLVDYWGTGYDWRKAEAKLNALPQFITEIDGLDIHFIHVHSKHPNALPVIITHGWPGSVFENLKIIGPLTDPTAHGGRAEDAFDVVIPSMPGYGFSGKPIGTGWGPDRIARAWAELMKRLAYSSYVAQGGDWGSPVSGAMARLAPQGLLGIHINLPAVVPPEVAAVLAAGGPAPQRLSAEERAAFDALSAAAKMGNRSYATMMGTRPQTIGYAISDSPAGLAAWTLGHPGFTHWTYDSSDPEKSPDEVLDDITLYWLTNSAASSARIYWEYGGGSSPVLAAGEKTSKIALPVAITVFPGESYQAPETWARRAYRNLIYFHKVDKGGHFAAWEQPELFSAELRAAFRPLRRPI
- a CDS encoding alpha/beta fold hydrolase codes for the protein MMMNRRTFSAALVAGAAASLLATRGMAATSALVKARNVVLAHGLFADGSCWTEVIARLQAAGLNATAVQNPLTTLPEAVAAVKRVLDRQDGPTVLVGHSFSGMIVTEAGVHPDVSALVYVAARAPDAGEDYTALAKTFPTPPASAGIVFDGDEGRLSEEAFLHDFAGDLPETKAKVLYAVQQPFQKALLTGKTTQAAWRSKPSWYAVSTEDRTINPDLERFMAKRMGAKTIEIQASHLSLISHPDEITKLILTAAGQNTD
- a CDS encoding GntR family transcriptional regulator; its protein translation is MASGFETEDNGDDRGLLSDRIRNALTDEIATGTLAAGAALDEQQLADRFGASRTPVREALRQLAAGGLVELRARRGGVVARMTPERIMEMFETVAEIEAICVRLATYRMTPLERSHLIELHDLSEPIVETGDFDAYDSFNRQFHEAIYHATHNSFLAEQAIAVRNRLNAFRRTQLRQGERLRRSRDEHEAIMQAIAEGDGEMASRRMRAHMLNAATSLSRFIETNKPGGV
- a CDS encoding O-methyltransferase codes for the protein MDSRIQDVLDIYHAMIETEHNSPRGLPPGGRDGGQDQRLRAVGPATGQFINILAKSLKSPTILELGTSFGYSGIWLAEAARASGGRLITMEMHDYKSAYARDMAIKAGLAEHVEFKVGDAVQMIGELSQGIDFVLVDLWKDLYVPCLEAFYPKLNPGAIIVADNMLRPGGDDLKRYGEAVRAKPGISSVLLPVGSGLEVSRFD
- a CDS encoding siderophore-interacting protein, giving the protein MDNNQFKDQASSTPGIERIRHDTRRRLLTVESVVDITPSMRRVVLAGDHLADFISLGADDHIKIFIPTADGGEERRDYTPRRYDNAERRLTIDFALHEAGPVTKWAIDANPGDRLEIGGPRGSAVVSKTVKRWLLIGDETALPAIGRRIEESGAGTVVTTIAAVTGPLEEQTFETSAELHLHWVHRPLSQATDAAALLKLLSTVDVQPETFIWVAAEASVTRDIRAYLLERGCPLGWIKASGYWVFGKADTTEKFG
- a CDS encoding FAD-dependent oxidoreductase, which gives rise to MARVAVIGAGVIGVSSAYLLARAGHDVTLIDAASEPGMGASAGNAAQLSWAYGDAMASPALLKHLPAIAMGWDPAFRIQWQLDRDFVCWGLKFIANTPFRCWWNNTQDILRLAEQSRHELAILLRETDVEFDYRVAGKLHLYADRQSFAAADSSVARKNALGFEQRLLTRVEAESIEPALAAYQGEIAGAVYTPTDALGDAAGFCRQLTARMIERRQVSVLFGRRVSSFVQTGSVLTGLRFEDRDELRVDAAIVAAGPQIRSLISDLPEARDIRSIRGYSLTVRRTGLAPSISLTDVKRKLAFAAIGDRFRVAGLADIERPGAGFDARRFDTLKLAASAVLPDLFERSDELMRWSGERPMTPTSKPIIAASRHIKGLYINAGHGMLGWTLALGSARRVVDLLFQ
- a CDS encoding Atu1372/SO_1960 family protein — encoded protein: MTIETTVVTGNARRHATQSHEPRWPVILMTPDVSEAPDAPTETEYVVRANYADAIAEAGGIPLILPYNTRNLASALALADGIVLTGARPGTEVTGARRQFEIQLVEQALKTGKPLLGICHGMQLIGECLGGKFQSELPAAAESHIPQDIPDVLAHEIIVEPGSVLTDWVGKGPARVNSLHRHALAGHGRFRIAARAPDGTIEAFEGETDGFCLGIQWHPEYRLTELDRNIIGAFVGRSAEAAARKASDASSAGSNRVRERLAQLELALPEASSPPGAFSGAVRTGNIITVSGQVPLKDGAVLRTGHLGADVSIEEGRECARWALLNAIAQLEGAAGGFDNILGFVRLAGYVAADAAFERHGAVVDGASELLRELFPDRWAHARIAIGVTSLPRGVPVEVELAAVVVSDEA
- a CDS encoding amino acid ABC transporter permease, giving the protein MSAFLAPYGDYGAEWLPLLLRAMVNTALLSVCAFALAFVFGLLLSLCQKSSFAALRYFAALYVTIVRGVPLLAVLFLLYFGLPGIGIVFDAFGAAIAGLALCFAAQVAELFRAGLKAIPAGQSEAALAAGFTPAQSFVLIILPQVARVILAPMIITFVSLLKDSSLASLITVNELVLTGRSMATEYFLPLQIYIAVGLCYLAIAWPFSVLSRRLALSAAR
- a CDS encoding amino acid ABC transporter permease, with protein sequence MTGFSIFFSVVEGLVAGLGVTVFVTIASLALAAVFGFLLALLRQFAGIKFIDLTIDACCEILCNLPALTHLFILYFGLASLGVKLTSITAAVLGLGLIGAAITCAIFRAGFAALPGGQAEAALAAGLTPLQTIFEILTPQAMRIALPGLGNYAVQLLKDTSVVSAIAAPEIMFFARSMVTSSFQTTMIYATAAALYLLLSLPLMQVTRFLERRYGRLKG